In uncultured Ilyobacter sp., a genomic segment contains:
- a CDS encoding PocR ligand-binding domain-containing protein, with the protein MLYKFKQELEKVQQEIADVTKLAIVIVDKEGHYITKKQNYSEFCSIFRKNDKLKSLCEKCDVKALNRSFCTSSPYIYRCHSGLIDMAIPLVLNGEYLGAILIGQAILLSNESYGVERILDKNVGKSIGDSMKDKSVRDAYDKLQKFYHEELNSIANMVYYSSFYIVENIKSKKWHNHKIDNNLENLELSISPVGPAVNHVKNNLDKNISLEKAASLCNLSVSHFSKVFKKEVGKNFKEYLNGKKIEKAEYLLKSTNNTIYNIGYSIGIEDTSYFTKMFKKHVGVTPKKYRELFEKKNKTVY; encoded by the coding sequence ATGCTTTATAAATTTAAACAAGAGCTAGAAAAAGTCCAGCAGGAGATAGCAGATGTAACAAAATTAGCTATAGTCATAGTTGATAAAGAGGGGCACTATATCACCAAAAAGCAGAACTATTCTGAGTTTTGTTCTATATTCAGGAAGAACGACAAACTGAAGAGTCTATGTGAAAAATGTGACGTTAAAGCATTAAACAGGTCTTTTTGTACCTCCTCACCTTATATATACAGGTGCCATTCTGGGCTTATTGATATGGCTATACCTCTGGTGCTAAACGGAGAGTATCTAGGGGCTATACTGATAGGTCAGGCCATACTTCTTTCCAATGAAAGCTACGGTGTAGAGAGGATTCTGGATAAGAATGTGGGGAAGAGTATAGGGGATAGCATGAAGGATAAGAGTGTTAGAGATGCCTATGATAAACTTCAAAAATTCTACCATGAAGAATTAAACAGTATCGCAAATATGGTCTATTACTCTAGTTTTTATATCGTGGAAAACATAAAGTCAAAAAAGTGGCATAATCATAAAATTGATAACAATCTGGAAAATTTGGAACTTTCCATATCGCCAGTAGGGCCTGCTGTAAATCACGTAAAAAACAACTTAGATAAAAATATAAGCTTAGAAAAAGCAGCGTCTCTTTGCAATTTGAGTGTATCTCATTTCAGCAAGGTTTTCAAAAAAGAGGTGGGTAAGAATTTTAAAGAGTATCTAAACGGGAAAAAAATAGAAAAGGCAGAGTACTTGCTCAAGTCAACTAATAACACAATCTACAATATAGGGTATTCCATCGGAATCGAAGATACCAGCTATTTTACCAAAATGTTTAAAAAACATGTGGGGGTAACACCCAAAAAATATAGGGAATTATTCGAAAAAAAGAACAAGACAGTATATTAA